The genomic segment GTTGTGCAGGTCGTGCCCAATGGCTGGACCGCCCGCTGCGTCGAGCACGGAGTGCTGACCTCCTGAAGGTCTAGCCCTCCTGCTCGAGAGCGGCGGTGACGCGTCGGTGTGCTTCCCAGATCTCCTCAGGCAGGTTGTCGAACTGCTTGAGGTGCTCCTCGCGGTAGCCCATCTCCTGCTGCCAGCGAGCGTTGTCGATCGTGAGGATCGTCTCGAGGTCTTCGGGAGTGATGTCGACTCCGTCGAGGTTGAGCTCTTCAACGGTCGGGATGATGCCGACCGGAGTCTGTCGACCGGAGACCTCGCCGTTCTTGAGCTGCAGGAGCCACAGAAGCGGACGCAGGTTGTCGCGGTAGCCGGGCCACAGGAAGCGGCCGTCGTCTCCGCGCTGGAACCAGTTGACGTGCGCGAAGATCGGCTGCTCCTTGGCGGCGCCGACGATCTTGAGATAGTGCGCCGCGTAGTCGCCCTCGCCGTACGCCATGAACGGGCGGTTCGACATCGGGTCGTAGCGCAGGACGCCTTCCTTGCCCTCGGCGGCTGAGGTGGCCTCGGCACCGAGCGTCAGGCCGTCATAGACGCCTTCGGCAAGGTCGGTGATGGCGCGGATCAGCGGCTCGCGGTCGCGGGTGCGACCACCAAAGATGATCGCGTCGATCGGCACGCCAGCGGCCGCGTTGTAGTCGGCCGCGATGTTGGGCACGTTGTCCAAGGTCGTGGTGAAGCGGCTGTTGGGGTGCGCCCACGGCTCACCGGCCTGCTCGGCCGTGCGGTCCGCGATCGGTGCACCCTTCCAGTCCAGCCAGCCAGCGGTGTCGGCGGGCGGCTCGGGCGTACGGCCTTCCCACCAGACTTCCTTCGTCACCGGGTTGTAGGCGATGTTGGTGAAGATCGACTGGGTGCCTTCGGCGATCGACGCCAAAGCGGTCGGGTTGGTGCCCTCGTTGGTGTCCTTGGCGACGCCGAAGACTCCGTACTCGGGGTTCATGCCGTAGAGCTTGCCGCTGGCCTCGTCGACCCACAGCCACGCGATGTCGTCGCCGTAGAACGAGACGTGATAGCGATCGCCGAGCACGTCGGGGGCGAGCATCATGGCGAGGTTGGTCTTGCCCGAGGCGCTCGGGAAGCCTCCGCAGATGTGGTAATCCTTGCCGGTCTGCTTGTCCTTGATGCCGATGAGCATGTACTGCTCGGCGAGGAACTTGCGCGAGGCCCAGCCGTCGTATGCCGCCTGGCGAAGACCGTGTGCGATCTTGCCGAGCAGTGCGTTGCCGCCGTAGGACGAGCCGAAGTGCAGGATCGTGCGCTCGTCGGCGACGGTCACGAAGTAGCGCTTGTCGTCGGGCGTGCCCTGGCCGAGGTTCTCGAGATCGCCGGTCACGTGGACGGCGCGCACGAACTGGTTGGGGTCTTCGAGGCCTTCGAGGAACTCCGCGCCGACGCGCGACATACGGATCATGTGCAGCACCACGGTGCGAGCGTCGGTGAGCTCAACGCCAGTGGCGTACGGCGCGAGTGCGTTGCCGGGAGGCGCCATCAGATAGGGGATGACGTACATCGTCTTGCCCGCAGAGGCACCGCGCATGCGCTCTTCGAGGAGCGACGTCATCTCCGACGCGGGGCGCCAGTTGTTGTAGACGCCCTTGTCCTTCTCGTCGTTGGTGGCCACGATCGTCCGCTCCTCCGAGCGGGCGGTGTCCTTGACGTAGCTGCGGGAGTAGTAGAGCCCGTCGCCTGCTGGGTCCAGCTCGCCAGCTTCAAGTGCCTCGGCGATCAGTCGTGTGTCGTCAGCGGCGCTGACGACCTCGACTCGTTCGGCGCCGGTCAGATCGGCCCAGTAGTGGACGTACTCACGTACGTGGGGGTTCTTGAGACCCGCTGCGTCGAGTGCTGCATCAATGTCAACCATCGGATGATCATGCCTTTCGGAGAGCGAGAACGCATCATCGGCCCCTATGGACGGGCGCACGCCACCGAGAACGCTACACCAAATGAAGACTTCTTCAAGTGTTGTATTCTACAAGTGAGATACCCAACAGTGGACGGAGGAAGCACATGGCGACGAGTGTTCCGCTTTACCAAGCGAAGGCCGAGCTGTTCCGTACGTTGGGTCATCCTGTCCGGATCAGAGTCCTGGAATTGCTCCAAGGTGGGCCTCATGCCGTCCATGAGCTGCTCGCCAACATTGACGTCGAGTCATCCAATCTCTCCCAGCAGCTCGCGGTGCTTCGTCGCGCTGGGCTGGTGAGCTCATCCCGTGACGGCGCGACCGTGCTCTACACGCTCGCTACTCCGGACGTTGCTCAGCTGTTGCTGTTTGGCCGCAGGATCCTCGCGTCGATGTGGACTGACCAGGAAGGCATGCTCGCCGAACTCCGCGAGTCGGCCGACACGGTGTGAACACCGACCCGGGCCAGCGTCCGACGTCACTTGAACGAACCCAGCGGTGGGTCATCTCGGCGCTCATCACCGCAGTCGCAACATTCCCGACGGGTGCACTCATCATCGCCACCCATCTGATCTACGACGACGACCCGGCAACTGCTGTGGCCTTGTGCATGATGACTGCTGTGCTCGGGGTCATCGCCGTCATCGCGATCTTGCTGATGCACAAGCGCTCGCCTCTGTCGTTCTTCCTGTTCGTTGGTCTGATCCCGGCCAGCTGCTCGGCGATCTGGACCTTCGCGGTCTGAGGTGAACACTGTTCAGGTACGCGGCTAGGCTGCGTACATGAGCAACAGCCTGGACGACGTGGTCTCCGGCGCCCTGGGCGTGCTCGACACCCACGGGCTCGAATTCTGCTCGATGCGGCGGGTGGCATCAGCTCTTGGCGTCCAGCCGAGTGCGCTCTACCACCACGTTCCGGACAAGCAGACCCTCCTGGCGCTCATGGCAGACCGAATCGTTGCCGACGTGCACGCGCCCGTCGACGGTTCTCGGGAACAGCGCGCTCTCGCGGTGTGCCATGGACTGCGCGACGCGATGTTGTCGATCCGAGACGGCGCAGACGTCGTGGCCACCGCATCTGCGTTCCGGCTAGGCGCGTCAGGCATCGAGTCTGACCTAGCCGAGGTGCTCGGCGATCGAGACGGCGCACGCACCCTGCTGCTGTACGTCTTTGGTCACACTCAAGCCACTCAGGATCACCGGTTGGCCAGTGCAGTCGGGGTGCTTGAGGCTGATCCCGACCTCGACGCTTCATTCGACCGCGGTCTCGCGATCGTGATGCGCGGACTTGCCGACTGAAAGTCGGGTAACGTACGCCGCGCCGGACTGATCCGGCCTGACTGAGAGGTGGCGCCGAGCAATGTCGGATGACTTCACTCCCGACAGCAACATCGCACGGCTCTACCCCGAGGCGACTGTCGGCGGCTATTCGCACATTGACGGACAGGTCGAGTTCTACACGCGCATCAACGCGCTCCTCGACGAGACGAGCAGCGTGCTCGACTTCGGCGCGGGCCGCGGTTGGTGGACGGTCGAACCTGTCGCACCAATGGCGCGCCGTCTGCGCTGGTTCCAGGGTCGCGTGTCGTTCGTGGCAGGCATCGACGTCGATGACGCGGTGCTCACCAACCCGTCGCTCGACGAAGCCAAGGTCGTCGGCATCGGCGAGCCGATTCCGTTCAAGGACGAAACGTTCGACGTGGTGGTTGCTGACTACGTTCTCGAGCACGTCGATCACGCAGATGTCGCGCAGGTCTCCGCGGAGATTATGCGCGTCCTGCGCCCCGGTGGTTGGTTCGCGGCTCGTACGCCCAACAAGTGGGGCTTCATCGGCATCGCTGCCCGAGCGGTGCCCAACAGCCTGCACACCAAGGTGCTCAAGGTCGTCCAGCCCAAGCGCAAGGTCGAAGACGTCTTCCCGACTCGCTACGCGATGAACACCCGCAAGCAGCTTCGCCGCGCGTTCCCGGGCCAAGAGGTCATCGTCTACGGCCACACCGGCGAACCCGCCTACTTCGGCCGCAACATGTTCGTATGGCGATTCGTCGATGTTCTCGTCAGGTTCATCCCGCGCCGGCTCTCGCCGACGATCCACGTGTTCGTCCGCAAGCCGCTCTGATTACGACCAGCTGGCGTGCAGCGGGCGACCTTCCTCGTAGCCGGCCGAGCTCTGCACGCCAACCACCACGCGGTCGTTGAACTCTGCGATCGTTCGGGCTCCGGCATACGTGAAGCTCGACCGAATGCCGGCAATGATCTGGTCGAGCAAGTCCTCGACACCAGGGCGATCCGGGTCAAGGAACATCCGCGACGAGCTGATGCCTT from the Aeromicrobium panaciterrae genome contains:
- a CDS encoding phosphoenolpyruvate carboxykinase (GTP), yielding MVDIDAALDAAGLKNPHVREYVHYWADLTGAERVEVVSAADDTRLIAEALEAGELDPAGDGLYYSRSYVKDTARSEERTIVATNDEKDKGVYNNWRPASEMTSLLEERMRGASAGKTMYVIPYLMAPPGNALAPYATGVELTDARTVVLHMIRMSRVGAEFLEGLEDPNQFVRAVHVTGDLENLGQGTPDDKRYFVTVADERTILHFGSSYGGNALLGKIAHGLRQAAYDGWASRKFLAEQYMLIGIKDKQTGKDYHICGGFPSASGKTNLAMMLAPDVLGDRYHVSFYGDDIAWLWVDEASGKLYGMNPEYGVFGVAKDTNEGTNPTALASIAEGTQSIFTNIAYNPVTKEVWWEGRTPEPPADTAGWLDWKGAPIADRTAEQAGEPWAHPNSRFTTTLDNVPNIAADYNAAAGVPIDAIIFGGRTRDREPLIRAITDLAEGVYDGLTLGAEATSAAEGKEGVLRYDPMSNRPFMAYGEGDYAAHYLKIVGAAKEQPIFAHVNWFQRGDDGRFLWPGYRDNLRPLLWLLQLKNGEVSGRQTPVGIIPTVEELNLDGVDITPEDLETILTIDNARWQQEMGYREEHLKQFDNLPEEIWEAHRRVTAALEQEG
- a CDS encoding metalloregulator ArsR/SmtB family transcription factor; the protein is MATSVPLYQAKAELFRTLGHPVRIRVLELLQGGPHAVHELLANIDVESSNLSQQLAVLRRAGLVSSSRDGATVLYTLATPDVAQLLLFGRRILASMWTDQEGMLAELRESADTV
- a CDS encoding TetR family transcriptional regulator, with product MSNSLDDVVSGALGVLDTHGLEFCSMRRVASALGVQPSALYHHVPDKQTLLALMADRIVADVHAPVDGSREQRALAVCHGLRDAMLSIRDGADVVATASAFRLGASGIESDLAEVLGDRDGARTLLLYVFGHTQATQDHRLASAVGVLEADPDLDASFDRGLAIVMRGLAD
- a CDS encoding class I SAM-dependent methyltransferase, producing the protein MSDDFTPDSNIARLYPEATVGGYSHIDGQVEFYTRINALLDETSSVLDFGAGRGWWTVEPVAPMARRLRWFQGRVSFVAGIDVDDAVLTNPSLDEAKVVGIGEPIPFKDETFDVVVADYVLEHVDHADVAQVSAEIMRVLRPGGWFAARTPNKWGFIGIAARAVPNSLHTKVLKVVQPKRKVEDVFPTRYAMNTRKQLRRAFPGQEVIVYGHTGEPAYFGRNMFVWRFVDVLVRFIPRRLSPTIHVFVRKPL